Genomic window (Primulina eburnea isolate SZY01 chromosome 8, ASM2296580v1, whole genome shotgun sequence):
GATCTTCTTCATTTCTAATCCTTTAAATAATAATGACCATGAtgtgataattaattaatcatcACATTAATTTATTCATCCCCACAACCAGCAAATTTGGAGATATGAAGGGGTCCCACGGATTCGACCGCCCTgttatcttcttctttttcctCGCTTTTGCTTTTTCTTGGTGTTCCCAGCTTTGTATTCTTTCCAGAAATGAAGATGAAGAGGAGATGGGAGGAATTATTGGTCTAGAGAGAAAGGGGttgttttcatgaaatttttCTGCTGATTTTGTGAAGTTGATTGATTAGGCACATGGGTTTTCCTTTTGAAGCCTGATTGATTGTTCGTTGGGATTCATCAAGAtcggttttttttttcctgttCTTGTCTCCGCTGTACGGTCTTCTTGCTCCCAACCACAATTTCAGAGGTACTTCAATCCACTTTTGGATTTTTTAGTATGTTGCACTAATTTACAAGAATTGGGGTGTAATATGGGGTTCTAACCATGGGTAtgagattaaaaaaaatttgttggttTTGGGTTAACAGACTGGTTCTGGAAAACTTCGGTGATTTCGTTCGCCGACTTCGAGTCCAGCTTCAAGTTAATGTAATTTGGGGCAAATTTTATGGTTTTGCTTAGGAAAGCACATTGCTTCTGTTTTGAGTTAAGGTCTGCGAAAAAACAAATGTAAATTCTGTAGTGAAACAAGGTAATAGCATTTTAAAAAACTGAAGTGCCATAGATGGTAATTTTTGCCCTGATGTTCGTCAGACTGATGTATGCACCATTTCATTTTTATGGTCATTGTCTCATTTTTTTTTCAGTTAATTTGTCAAGAGGCTGTTTAATTTTACCAATGTATGACAGACTTCTTCTCATAAGCAATTACTGAACTCATGGAACTTTGACGTGACTTTCTTGCAGTCTACCACTAATCTTGATGTTTATGTTGATAAAATTTCTCCAAGGTTCCGGTTTTTTAGTTGAGATACCTGTTTCTATCTTTTTGGTTGATGATTAGTGAGAGAATTGATGTGGAAGATCCTTTCAATGCGTTTCGACCTGAAAATTCTATAGTGGTTAGAAAAGCAATTCCTTTAGCAATTTGAAGTTAGTGGATAAAGTCTTTCTTTCTCTTAAATTACTATTCTGTGGTGGTGTATGAGGATTACGTCCAACTTCTGAAAAAATTCAATAGCTATTTAATTACTCCTTTCCCGTTTCCTCATGTTTTATAATATTGCCTTTCTTGCATTGGCAGTTTTACTTTCTCAGAACTTGATGCAAGTACTCTTGCATATTTGATCTGACGAGTTCTAACAGAAGTGAACTCTTTATTATGATAAAGTTGTTTCTTAAGTCGCTTTTGGACctgaaaaatagcattttaaccgAAATTATGCTACGTGGTTATGCAGATTCTAGCTTATGGCTATATATTCAAAGAATCAATACCTTAAGTTAGTTGTGATTGAAACCATGCCTCAAATTGAACCGTCTCTCTCCTTTTCCCCTCCAGAATGTGTATATCAGTTTGTAAACCATATAAATGCTTATCCTTGTTGCTTTCCATGTCCCgttgtttaatttttatcagtGACATTATTTACACAGGTGAATGGATTTAACATCGTTACGAAGCCTCATTAACATCATTTCTCGATTCATTCATCTGGTAACATGCTGCATGTCAAAGGCAACGCCGGTTGAGAAGGAATACCAAAGTATAGCGTCTTTCTTGAAGCATTTGAAAGCTGTACTTGATGATGTCGCTGATTGTAAACTGCCGTTTGATGAAGCTCTGTCTAAAGAGTGTGAAGAGCTTGATTTTGCAGTGAATGAGGCTAGAATATTCCTTGAGAAATGGTCTCCCAAAACGAGCAAGATTCTATGTGTGAGTGACTTCACTTGGCTTTGTTGTTTCCTTGCTTCCATTGGCGTATAAGAGGTGTTCTGGAAAATTGTCTATACTTTTGTGAACTAGCATTAATTTTGACATTCCTTGGGCCCGCGGGCCCATGCATGTGAGATTCTACACGTATTTCGCTAGCAActaatttttatcatttctcGTTCCAGAAAAATGATCTACCCTAGCTATTTTAGTAGTCACTATGTAGCTTCATGACAGATATGGGATAGAGGTGTTGCAATTGCACTTACTTTAGAAGACAATATCTCATTGCTATATAGCACCTCAACTCACTAATCTTGGCATGTTCGAGAATTGACTCTCGGGCATATAACGATAGAGGCAACTCCCTACATGTTACCACTTTGTTGACCTAGCACTTGATTTCCAGTGTTCTTGCCAATAATTGTCTTTAATATCGTTCTGTGGCATCCTTGGCCGCCCTCACAAGCAAGACTTCTTGCCAATATTTGTCTTTACGAATGATTTACCCTAACTACTGGAAGTGTTCATTCCTCCTCTCTCAACCCAATGTGGGACGGGGTATTACAGATATATAACACCAGTCTGGCATACTTCCAAAATTTCATAATGCCCTGAAATTTTCAAAACCTGTGTGCTGACAAATTCTTTTTGTAATTTTGCATTATAAATTATTTACAGGCGATAGAATGTAAGCCCTTGTTAATTAGAATCCAGAATTCCTCAGTCAAGCTCTCGGATGTTCTATGTAGACTAGCTGAATCATCACCGACCACTTTGAGTGCGTCTCGTGCTCAGGTAATGATCCAGCTTAACTTTCCAGTTTTCGGAACTTATTAGTTTGTGCAAATGGAGTGTTTTAATTCACTGCACAATTATAATACTAGGCGGGTATATGTAAATTTAGACTCTTGCTCCAGTTCTGTATGCAGGAATCTCAAAATCTGAATCTTGGAAAATTGTCACAAGACATAGAAGAGATTTTTAAACAACAAATAGAAGGGAAAATTCTTGATACCGAGCATCTTACTACAGTTGTCGAGTCCCTCAACTTGAGATCAAATCAAGAACTCTTGAGCGAACATATTGCATTGGAAAAGGAAAGGCAGAAAGCTGAAGACGATAGAACAAAAAGGAACTTAGATGAAATCTCTCAAGCTGTTGATCTTATGAATCAAATTCATGATTTTACGGTGGTTAAGCTCGAGAATACTCAGGCCATTAACAGTCTTCAGATCCCTTCATATTTCCGCTGTCCATTATCTTTGGAACTCATGTCAGACCCTGTGATTGTGTCTTCGGGCCAAACTTACGACCGTGTATCCATCCAAAAATGGCTCAATCATGGACTTGTGACCTGCCCCAAAACTCGGCACAAACTCTCACACAATAATCTCATTTCCAATTATACAGTTAAAGTTCTTATAGAAAACTGGTGTAGCGAAAACAAAGTTGAACTTTCCAGAAACTCTTCAGATATTCTCTCGGTTGGAAAGTTTCCTGAACGAATTACCCAAGAGGATGACCTCCCATGTTCAACTTCAAGATCCTCTTCCGGTTTTGAGGAGGAAAAGATTGGTGTTTCCAGTGGGCATGATGTAAATGGTAATGGTGTTTGTGTGAAGGAGGCTGAGAAATTTGATACATCATCCCCTGAACATTCTTATATACATAGCAGGAGTGAGTCAACAACTAGTGCCATTTCCAGCATTGATTATCTCCCTACAGGATCATCCGAAATTTCCAGGATATCTAGTAAGCAAGATGGTGTAAGTGATAGATCTGGTGATGTAACATCTTATCCCTCTTCCtcgttttcaaataaaatttctgGGGTTTCTTCTTTCAGTGGAAAGCAATATCGCAGCTCCAAAACAATGGATGGAATAGCATCAAATAGAAATCTTAACTCATTTAGAACACTTTCATTCTCATCCGACTCGGGGACCAGTGATTTGACAACTACTTCCCATGTCGAAAAACTAATCAAAGACTTGAAGAGCGAATCAACTGAACTGCAAACTGCAGCTGCGGGAGAATTACGGTTTCTTGCGAAGTATAATGTGGAAAATCGCTTCATTATAGTCCAATGTGGGGCTATTGCCCCATTAATCTCCTTGTTACACTCTGATACGAACCTTGCTCAAGAACATGCCATCACTGCTCTACTAAATTTGTCAATTAATGAAAATTTGAAGGCTAAGATTGCAGAAGAAGGTGCTCTAGAACCGTTCATCCATGTTTTGAAAAATGGAAACTCGGTAGGCAAGGAGAATGCTGCAGCTGCTCTCTTTAGTCTCTCACTTTTAGATGAGTACAGGATCAAAATTGGTCGGTCAAGCGCAATTCGAGCTTTGGTTGATCTGTAAGGATCAGGTACCGTCAGAGGTAAGAAAGATGCTGCAACAGCCTTGTTTAACCTATCTATATTTCACGAAAACAAGGCTCGTATTGTTCAAGCAGGGGCTGTGAAACATTTGGTTGTGTTGATGGACCCTTCAACAGAAATGGTGGATAAAGCTGTTGCTCTTCTTGCTAATTTGTCGACTATTGCAGAAGGATGCTCAGCCATCGCTCGAGAAGGTGGCATACCGCTTCTTGTGGAGATTGTTGATATGGGATCTCAAAGAGGAAAGGAGAACGCTGCCTCTGTATTGACGCAGCTGTGCATTAATAGCCCCAAATATTGTCGGATTGTTTTGCAAGAAGGTGCGGTTCCACCTCTCGTTGCTTTGACTCAGTCAGGCACTCCTAGAGCCAGAGAAAAGGTGCATATCCTTCATTTATCTCATGTTCAGCGCTgagtaatataatttttttaaatgatttctttGTTTTGAAGCAGGCGCAACAGCTGCTTAGCCATTTTCGGAACCAACGTGAGAGCAATGTGGCTAGGGGCAGATCAAGAAgggaaacataaacaatatctaTTTGTTCGCGACTTCTTTTTCTTGTCCTGTGATGCGATTTCAGGTAAATTTATTCCCGCAGAGGTTTTGAAAACGCCATTCTCGTCAGGAACTACGGATTTGTTGCAACAAGATAAAGCGAGTAGAATTTGTAGGCTGCAGCTCACCAATTAGCTGATGATGGTGATTGAGATTTTGACTTTTGAGTTTTGGTTCAATTTGTTACTGCAAAAAGTTTGTACAGAcatgtgtatatatgtatgCGTTAAGAAGGATTTGTTGAGTTTTACTCTGGTGATCGATTTCATGATGCATTTTAATGTGAGAGCCAAGAAATACTGGCATACTACCCTTTTGGAGTGACAAAGTGCATTTTTAGAAAATAGTCTACATTAATGTACtttgaataattattattattttttcttaataattaattaaatagtttTAGATACTTATCTTgaataatttgaaaaaaaaaattaaaagaaatcgAGAGCTTtcctaaaaataaaaaagaaaaaaattatataagaaCGCCACACGTGAATATAAtcgttaaattaaaataaattaaatatgaagaTAAATAAGTCAAAAAACCAATAATACGCAATTCAGAATAATTTTCACAACCCACCAAACATTAGATTAGTTCAGAATTTGCAAAAGGAAAACTCATACAATTGCATTCAACTTCATATGTCCAGCAGCGATGACAAAGTGTGAAGTTAAgaaattcaattttattttttaaatagatCGAATCTAAATTTTACCACGATCCAAAATGGCGATTGGGCTGTCCCAATTAGTTGCTCAACTGGCAGAAGCTAATGGGACTTCATCATCTTGAAACTCAAAATGTCCAGAAACTAACAGTACAGGTTTCAAGACTTCCACAGAAGTGTTTGAAATTCTTCACCCGGCCGGAAATTCCGATTCATATCATCCATGCATGATGCATCACAGTTTCTAAGTTCTGACAACCAGAAACCAGTACACTTGGGGGTGTGAATTTGCTCAAACCGATTGTTTTATACACTTAGGATGATATGTGTGAACAGAGCCGTTCTACAGAGCCTAAGGcaatatgttaaaaaaaaatcttgttgTAATGAATAATTGTAAAGCTCAATttgtaaattaaaaataacaaaacaatatatataattaaaatataatttacgaTTTTTTTCTTCGTGCGCCACAACATCAACATGGCTCTAACGTAATGCAGTGTCATATGAACAATTATATTGGAAAAAGATTGAAATTGACAAAAATTGTAAGATATGTcgataaaattgaaatttatcaatataaactatcaaaataacaaaatgataaatataataaaaatatatgatttttttaaaataataactataattttttattcaagaaaatagaaaataaagatATGTAAATAGGTAAGAATCacaattttttgtttattttttgaaatgggTTCAACTCGTAAATAAAGAGGCCAAAGAATCGACAAATAAAGTATAAAAGTTTAACACATGAATTGACAcaagataaaataataaatatattggaCAAACATTACTATTTTGTgcatacaaaatttttaaaaaattaattaatgagccATGTAGCTTTATTGTTTAGGTTCTACATAATTtgattaaatcccaatgaacacaatcatcaTATATATTTAATCATGTTTTCAATAGGTCAAtgtctcatttttttttaaatgtccaaTGTACATATTATTTAGGTGTAGACCTCAACAACAAGCATGAGACCAATGATTTTTTTTGGGTCATGTGAGTGCTAGGCCTTGAGGCGATGGCCTCTCTCGTCTCACAAGAGGTACGGCTCTGTTTTCGACAAAAATTACTATACGGTTCTACCGTGTTCAAGCCATGAGGTAGCAAGTCGAAAGGGGCAAAACAGACTGGTTCCGAACAGTTGAAGCCACAATCAAATTCTGAATATATGATATGCTCCGGGAGAGTTGAGAATAAACTCATGTGGGTTCTGCAACGGTACACAGATATCCCCTAATACTTTAGCATCGAGGCCCGGGTGAGAGTTGATATACCTGTACAAACACACAAAAGGTATGCAAAGATAATatctaattattttatttttataatatcaGTTTATATTATCTcataataatagtaattattattgttgattataaatatcaaataattcattaaataataatagtaattattattgttgatcataaatatcaaatattaattcattaaaatatattatatacaaacaaaattaaagtaTCAATAATTTAGTATTATTAtggtatattattattattaataaatatcatATGGACCATAATCTATGAAGAATCGTGATACGATGTGCTTGAAcgtattttcaaatcatatctttggatataaattaaatatgtcACAATTATAAATAAAAGGTGCTTATATATAAACAAGAATGTAAAACTTTTAAATTACATTTATccataaaaactaaataaatttcaATTATAATCATTAATTTAAGTTCATAGCCATCAGGTCAAATAGATAATGATTAGTTCCAAAATTAGataataaaataacataatttgtAATGATTGTGTGTTTTCAGATTTAACTGTTTAGCCAATTCAGGTTCAAAAGCATTTACTGTATGAACTGTCCACAATATTTAAGATTGGTAGATATTAGCATATTAAAGTTATTACTCAACcataatttgttttaaaaaaaatagtattcggaattaaaatcgCGTCGAACCATAATCGAAAGTATAAAATCTGCTTCTACGTACGTATAATTCAAGTTAATTAACTCTCGAAGATTTAATATAAATTTCTGGAATTTCGAACCAACAACGTCGTACACTTACATAATTTCATacgttttattttgtttaattctTCAATTACTGAATACAACTTGTCACCAACTTCATTAAATTAGCCAATTCAGCCATACATATTACCTCCAAATTTTGCAATTTATCTCAGTATATGCAACATAAAATACTGTCTACTTTAATTTCCCTGCTCTAACtatgattaaaatattatttttactcATAGCActccaaaaatttcaaaacccACGAATAAATAACTAAGTAAACTATATATATTTGATCTAATAGATTGTTCAATATATAATTACATTATACACCCCAAGCCCACAATTCTAGCTAGCTACAACATTaatcatctcatacatttataggTTTCACAAATTGCATGTCCCTCATGTATCCTAACATTACATATACATACCAAATTATCTTAAAAGTGAAGTttcatatataaattattacGATGATCACCGTGACTCTAAGACATGATCACTCCATTCGAATCGTTGTCGAAATTCATGTCGAACAAGAACCCGTAATCGTCTTCACATCTAGCTGGAGTAGTACTACTCGACGGATCGCGACGAGGCTCGTTGATCGAGTCATTATATTGTGAAAGGTGATGATCAAAGTGGTAGCCCGGCATGGAAGTGCTAGGGTTTTGAAGAGATGAGCCGTTGGAGAAGAAGGAAGTGATTATGTTTTGAAAGCCACCATCCAAATTTGCACAAGATGTGTTTAGATGATCGTTATAGCCATTTTGTGTGCTATTTTCACATCTTGATTTGTAAAATACTCTGCATAATACCCAGTCTTCCTGTCAAATCCACCACAAATCGATCGGATTTACCAAAAGTTCGAGTTCGAGGccgttgaaaataaaaaaactataatttatatatacacacacacaaagtTTGATATATcttttcaattatttaaaaatacgaTGAGTTTTGCaatcataataaattaatttgcatagattattaaaaaaaattgagtttCCATGGAGTACAAGCAAGTTTCTTACAACTTATAAGTAGGCATTGCCACCAAAGTGACCTCATTCTATTTCGTCCGCATTACTCAACACATGATCCTTAATTATTCCTTTCTCTAGAGAATGTATGTTTCCATAATTATATCgaatgaattaaaaaaaattcttaaaaatattaaaaatatttaattgtaTATTTTTCGGAAAAAATAAGCTCATACtatttggaattttttttatttaagaaaccCGATTCAATCACATACATGGCCTGTAGATTGataataaaattgaaatttaagtTACCAACCTTAGGAGGCACGTGAGGGTTCTCTAGACGAAACTCATGCATGATCCATCCAGTTTTGATTCCGTTAGGAGCTCTATTCTTGTAGAAAACCAAAGTCTTTCTCATGCCCACTACGGCTCGAGTCCCGGGCTCGACTATCATTCGATCTTTACCCGTGGCCTTCCAGTAGCCCGAGGTGGTGGCCCGATTGGTTCGATATCCAGTTGCATACTTGCGATCACGGAAGCTAAAGAAGTACCACTCGCTTGAATTCAACTTTGCTGAATCTAAAGAAAATACATCATTCAATTTCATGGTTTTACTTAAgtttgtaaattaaatatttcttgataattttatatatatatatatatatatatatatatatatatatatatatatatatatatatatatattatttgtgtGGATTGGAAGTAAGTGTGAGGATATAACTATCCATATATAAGTTAGTTATATTTCATCACTCAGCTTCCATATATTGTTAACTTGTATGACGATTTCTGCAAAGGTGACAAAAAGTAGGTTACAAGTCACCAAGATTCTCAAGGCAAGCATGCATACATTATATTTTTTCTTccaatttcttaaaattttgagaaataaaatttataatataaaatggAAATTTTGTTTAGCCTTTTCTATACTTGCAGACTAAAAAGATATAGAGAGGTCACTATAATTATAAGGTAAAAAGTTTTTGTCACAATCCTTTTCTTCGCTTATAATCACAGTTTTGTAGATCAAATAATAGTCGTCCatcatatataaatt
Coding sequences:
- the LOC140838083 gene encoding protein CUP-SHAPED COTYLEDON 3-like codes for the protein MGLRDIGGTLPPGFRFYPSDEELICHYLYKKIANEEVIRGTLMEIDLHTCEPWQLPDSAKLNSSEWYFFSFRDRKYATGYRTNRATTSGYWKATGKDRMIVEPGTRAVVGMRKTLVFYKNRAPNGIKTGWIMHEFRLENPHVPPKEDWVLCRVFYKSRCENSTQNGYNDHLNTSCANLDGGFQNIITSFFSNGSSLQNPSTSMPGYHFDHHLSQYNDSINEPRRDPSSSTTPARCEDDYGFLFDMNFDNDSNGVIMS
- the LOC140840215 gene encoding LOW QUALITY PROTEIN: U-box domain-containing protein 3-like (The sequence of the model RefSeq protein was modified relative to this genomic sequence to represent the inferred CDS: substituted 1 base at 1 genomic stop codon); protein product: MDLTSLRSLINIISRFIHLVTCCMSKATPVEKEYQSIASFLKHLKAVLDDVADCKLPFDEALSKECEELDFAVNEARIFLEKWSPKTSKILCAIECKPLLIRIQNSSVKLSDVLCRLAESSPTTLSASRAQFCMQESQNLNLGKLSQDIEEIFKQQIEGKILDTEHLTTVVESLNLRSNQELLSEHIALEKERQKAEDDRTKRNLDEISQAVDLMNQIHDFTVVKLENTQAINSLQIPSYFRCPLSLELMSDPVIVSSGQTYDRVSIQKWLNHGLVTCPKTRHKLSHNNLISNYTVKVLIENWCSENKVELSRNSSDILSVGKFPERITQEDDLPCSTSRSSSGFEEEKIGVSSGHDVNGNGVCVKEAEKFDTSSPEHSYIHSRSESTTSAISSIDYLPTGSSEISRISSKQDGVSDRSGDVTSYPSSSFSNKISGVSSFSGKQYRSSKTMDGIASNRNLNSFRTLSFSSDSGTSDLTTTSHVEKLIKDLKSESTELQTAAAGELRFLAKYNVENRFIIVQCGAIAPLISLLHSDTNLAQEHAITALLNLSINENLKAKIAEEGALEPFIHVLKNGNSVGKENAAAALFSLSLLDEYRIKIGRSSAIRALVDLXGSGTVRGKKDAATALFNLSIFHENKARIVQAGAVKHLVVLMDPSTEMVDKAVALLANLSTIAEGCSAIAREGGIPLLVEIVDMGSQRGKENAASVLTQLCINSPKYCRIVLQEGAVPPLVALTQSGTPRAREKAQQLLSHFRNQRESNVARGRSRRET